The Mauremys reevesii isolate NIE-2019 linkage group 3, ASM1616193v1, whole genome shotgun sequence genomic sequence GGAGAGCTTGATATATGCACATCCTACCTGTGTAGCCTGGAAGCAAGAGCCAGAGGGATCGATATACCATCTAGCTAGTATTCTATTTGTTGTTGGCTTCATGGGAGGAAGTGGATTCTTTGGGCTAATGTACGTCTTCAGTTTGCTTGGATTGGGTTTTCTCTGCTCTTCTATATGGGCTTGGCTGGATATATGTGCTGCTGATATCTTCTCCTGGAATTTTGTCCTCTTTGTGATATGCTTCATACAATTTATTTATGTTACCTACCAAGTTCGGAGTGTTTCCTTTGAAAAAGAATTCCAGGAACTCTACAGTTCTCTTTTTCAGCCTCTGGGAATCTCCTTGACTGTTTTTAGGAAGATTGTCTTGTGTTGTGATGCAGAAGTGATTACTTTGGAGAAGGAGCATTGTTATGCTATGCAAGGCAAAACACCTATTGATAAACTCTCTATGCTTGTGTCTGGAAGGTTTGTATCAGTTTGTTCTTATCTATTtacagggtgggttttttttcatccTTCCAAATATAAAAGTAAACAGTAATTCCTTATTTGTATATTGTTTGCTCACATTTAATTCAAGTACCAGAGATTAAATAGGCTGACAGTTTAAAAACTGTAAACATGTCCAGGAAGTCTCCAGCATGAAAACACTTTGAGCACAAAAGCCATAACAGCTTAAAGAACAAGGAGACTAATATTTTTTCCAGACCATTGTATTATACCACTTGCATTTTTCCTTAAGAAATTCAAGTAAAGGGAGCATGAGTGCATTCATCAATGTGTACACTGTATTTGTTACCCATCTATTGTTTTAATAACATAAGAATACTTTAGAAGTGTTCTCTATTAGTATAACCTGTCTAATATGGAAAACAAAATTGTGCTACACCGTATAGCAGTGAATGCTATGTTTGTTTTAATAGATTATCGCTACATTATATCCTACATTGTACCTGCGTGCTTCATGGGTGTCCAAGGAGTGGAAAAGGCATAAGAAACAAACAGCCTCCTTCCACGACAGCTGGGCACAACCACAGTCCCTGCTAGTGTCCACATGAGTGCTAGCTATGCTGCAGGAGTAGTGTCCATCCCTCCACATTGGCCAAACATGCAGGGAAATGCATGTTACACTTCTTCCTGGGGTGAGACAAAAGACTTGCACCCCCCTGAGCATGGGAGATGAGAGCATTAAGCTGCCTAgtagggggaggcaagtggggcaatttgctccgggccccgcagggggctccatgagagtttttcggggcccctggagcggagtccttcactcgctccggtggccccggaaaactcttgcggggcctgggcccctggagcttcttccgctccaggtcttcggcggcaatttagtggcggggggtccttccgctccgggacccgccgccgaagtgccgggtcttcggcggcaattcagcagcgggggccccccgccgccgaagaccccaggccccctgaatcctctaggcGGCCCTGCTGAGTAGCCCTCAGAGTGGCATACAAGGTGCAGTTGAGTCCTAGATAATTTTTTAACTCATGAAAATCTTGGTCTGTGGAGGGCTAGGCCATTCATACAGAGACCCAATGTCTCCATGCTATTCCCTTGGCCTCAGTCACAGCTCCTGAAACAGCATTACCTTGCATGGGAAAACCATATATGTTACATGAGGGATGTCTCCCCAGCTACCATGCCTCCCTCTCACCTCAGCCCTCTAAAAAGCAGAACCACAAAATAACAAAGGGGGTTCTATTGGTCTTAGAAGAAGAAGGTGAATCATGCTTTTTCACCATCTCTATGTATATCCGCCATATCAGGCCACCGTATGCCTaacattcagcccttccacatgCCAGTCACCTATAGAATGATCTTGCCTTGACTAAGGACTATAAGATTTGAATCTTAGTTGCTTGCTTGCTGTTTTGTGTGTGCTTGTTCCAACTGTATATAAAAACTTAAAGAAAACAGTAATGAACAAATAAGCATAGACCTCACTGACCTCAGCACCCTATACTGACTATTAAAGtacctcacatccagctgctgttTAATATTAGAAATAACTTACTATTCTGTCTACTTTTGAGTGCAATATTGACATATCCACTGTATCTTGGTAGGATCAGAGTGACCGTTGATGGAGAGTTTCTGCATTATATTTTCCCCCTTCAATTTCTGGATTCTCCTGAATGGGATTCCCTAAGACCCACAGAAGAGGGTATTTTCCAGGTAAAACATGAAGGGTTTTTGTGTACTTCTTTAAACTGTTGCATAGTTAATCACTTTAGAAATTAATGTACtgtattatttttgttattgAAAATGCCAGACTTGGGTATATGGGGAGGGAGGTCTGGTTACTCAGTTGATTGGTTATGTCTGTATTCTgttggtattttatttttatttagttttatatTGTTGCTGCAAAATCTGATTGCTTAGAAAAAATGACCGTATTTGGTATTTCAGAAATAGACTGCCTTTGTATTATGTAACGGTCTTTTTACATTTCGTCTGGGCTTACACCTAGAGAACTTCTGGATCCAAGGAAACTAGAAATTCTTGGTCTTCTTCCTCACCTGTCTTCTATCTGCAATGAGTCTTGGGTCATATTCTCAGCTGGCTTAAATTGACATAGTTCAGTTAACTTCAACTGTTGTATATACAGAGCAGAAAGAATAAGGCACATGCACAGGCAGCAATCCAAGGAGCACTAGTGGCACTTTCAGAGGACTATTTGTAGGATTTCTGTGGTCAATTGTCATAAAAGCCTGATTCTGCAGTTTTTACTTGTGCACATTTCCTATTGAAGCCCATGGGAGTTTCTTCTGAGTAAGAAGAACAGACCTGAGCCCTTTATACAATTGTATAGTCAACATCAGCACACTGGAATTTAGCTATTTTTAATCTCATTTTCAGGTAACTCTTACAGCAGAGACGGACTGTCGATATGTGGCTTGGAGGAGAAAGAAACTGTATTTGCTGTTTGCTAAACACCGTTTCATCTCACGTCTGTTTTCAATTTTAATTGGGAGTGACATTGCTGATAAACTATATGCCTTGAATGACAGAGTGCACGTAGGAAAAGGACTTCGATACGACATCCGGTTACCAAACTTCTACCAAGTGGCAGTACCAGGGACACCCAAAGTGCAACCtgcagaacaacttgtgagcaatTCAAGACAAAAGTTCACTAACATTGCAAACTGTGACTCTTctaaaaaataacaaacaaaaagatATGCTAAATAAAATAGGGAAATACAAGTTAATAACAGGAAAATCAAGCTGAACAATACCTAGTAAAGCCAAACTTGATTGAAAGTGCCATTTACTTTAGTTAAAATAGCTTGCCTCCCTTTTctccctgcagagccagctggttgGCTTGTACATCTTGACTAATTATGCATTATGATGAATTTCTTTTGTTGGTCTTATTACTTTTAGGGGGGAAAATGAATCATGATGGGATGAAGCTTTATTGTAATTGTGGTGccttctgtgggttttttttttaagatatttGCATAGCGCTCTTGATCATATTTATTCCAACTTGCTTGTCATAATGAATTATGGAATCCATTTCATCATAGTGAAATGCAAAAAGCAAGTTATCTTATCTTATTTTGAGTTGCTTGTTACATTCAGAATTACAATATGTGAACctgatctttttttttaaccatcagAATCTTAGAGATTACgtttaaaaaattttttaaactcagattgtcttgtttttctttttaaaaaaagggaaatgaCAATGTGAAATGCACAGtaagacaattttttaaattcagtGCATGAACAGTTGATTTCTCTCAGGCTATAGGAAAGAGGCATTACACGGAAACAAAAAACACTAGTGTAATTGCCAACGTGAAAAAAGGTAAAGCGATCAATGTAATTGCTGCAAAATATATAATAGGAAAAAGGTTGTGTAGTGCTTTTAATAGAATGTGATGCTACAGTACCTAGACTTCAAAGGTGTAAGTGCCAATCATAATGTACAATAAATACTGTACATCAATCAATCACTAACACATTTAAGTCCATATTTTACAGAAACCCTTTCAGTGAGGTTTGTCATAAAGCGACACAAATCGGTAAATATGTGGGGCTACCAACATAAAACAGCAAAGTATTCGTAGTAGTGAAGTACTCCTGTTTAGCTTGCAaagtcacttctctgtgcctataaacgttttaatttaaaatacatcCTCTCCCTAGTGTGGGTGTCTTTAATAGTGTATGGGGATTCAAGATCAACATTTGGTTGAAGAAAACTAGTTTTATACCTTTTCCAATTGATCTTGAGGTCATTGtgcctttggggaagaggtgtttGAATGTCTTTCCTAACTTACTACCTTGCTCTATGCTTGATGCATGCCTGTAATCAAAAAGGGAGAACCATTACTATTTTATGAGACAATATTAATGCTTGATACATATCAAGGTAGATtgcctttttaatatttaaaacttAAAAATTGCTCTAGGGTTTGGGAGGAAAAGTTAGtgcctgcctttttttttttaaactagatctTATGAGTCATTGGTGGAGGTTTAAAGCAGTTGCCACAGTCTCTTCCTTGAAGGTAATCTTACTGTGTAAGAGGGAAAACTCTTTCAAAAACACATTCATCCTGGAGCCTGAGTCAAGTGGTTTTCAGTAAGAGTGGCTTTACAGAACAAACCAAATAAATCCATGTATTTTAACAAAGTTATTACAAGTGATGAAAAACTTATATATTGTACATCACTCAATACAAATAAAAGTAGTACTGTACAATGCAAGAACACATTCTGCTTTTAGCTTTGTCCATTTTCTAGGGAGATAGATACATAGTGGTGCCATGTGATATTGCAGAGCTACTCGTGTATAATGGGGTAATCCCAAATTCATGCTACTAAAAACCTCTTTATTATGTAGTCCCTATGTTATACCACATGATATCACAATGTCCAGaaaatgactttgtttctgtaACCCTGTGGCAATACCTGCAGCCATTTAATTAACTGAAAGATGCTGAGTCCCTAACTTAATTTTGGAGCTGAGGCTGTACACCATTTGGCGGGAGGTGGCTTGCACCTCATATAATTGGGTTCTCTTATTGCTCTGTTGACTTCTCACTTGTGTTCTGCCAACTCAACCATCTCACCTACAATTATCAAATATCTCACTCTTCAAATAAACTTTCagcatctttttctttttttaacggtaccccaaaattattttttcctcaCCAAATCTGACATAGATAAAAACCCAGGATTGAACATGTCCTTTGCTATATAATTTGTTTTGGACCAATAAGAGGTTTTACAATATTTTATGAACTCCTAGGACTAGAAATGCCATTAGAAAGCTAGTATTCTAGCTCTGACAGACATTGAAAAAGCGTTGCTTTATTGCTCTGTTAGACATTAAAATCAAGacatcctgactttttttttttaagaaagctaATTTTAAATAATAGTTTTACAAAACTTACTAGTACTAATTTCCCTTGCTTGTACTATCAGATATATGGTGTAAAATTCTGGTCcactttgaagtcaatgacaaaactcccctTTTATAATTctgtgaccatgaaattgaccaaagttgactttgaatttggtagggtcctaactGTCAGTGTGAGTATGTACAGAGAGACAGATAcagactttgggcctgattctagTCTCACTCCactgtgtaaatcaggaataatgtCATTCATCAGTGAGGTCTAACTGGTTTAAGTGACAGGGTAATCAAGTCAATGCTGCTCTGTGAAGCACAGAGGTCCATATTGTGAATCCCTTACTTGGACTGTAGTGACTCTGCTTGAGTAGCACCTCGCTCTTTGGAGAGATGCAGTGTCTTGAGTGGGGCTATTGATGGAGTTGGGTACTATTATAAGTAAGGGGGGTAGAATCTGGCACGATGTCACTGTTTTAAAAGCAGCTGTTTGCCCTTTCATCTGTGCATCAGTCTATCAACTGATTAGTGCTTCCAGCATTTTTGAACATGTCAGGCAGGAATCCCCCTTCTGAATTGCAAATTTCATGCCACCAACCAGCAAGATAACTGTGCCCCAGGAAGAATTCAGCTCAAAGAGAGAAGATGGTGTTTGCACTACTAGCATTCTCAGGAGTTCCCCTAGTATGGGTGGCAGAATTTAGTCTTGTGTAAAAAGCAAGGGTTACATTCTACTCCACTGCCTGGGGTGACAACCAGGGAGAACTTAGCTCTATTTATTATAATACGTGGTGCAACTTCTAATCAAGAATTATTTTCCTTGGACCAAAAGAGAAACTGTGGCTCAATCTGATCAAAGATGACTTGATCATGGTGTAGATTATGGTACACAGCACACAAGATTCAGCCTGTTTTGAAGAAAAATGGGAAACGAGCAAGAATAATAATGCTATAGACTTACCACTCCGATGAAGCTATGTACTCTTGCAATTATGAAATGATGTTGATACCACTTTCTAGAAAAAAGTTTGATAATATGAAATTGTGACACAATGCATTGCCTACCGTTATATTCTCAACCGACATGAAAAATTACAATAAAGTATTTTGCCACTGATGTGAACTGGTCTTGCAAGACCATCTGTTGTTAAAAACCATTCTCAATTATTTAGGTACATAACATGAAGAAAAAAAACTACACTGAACTCGGGGGTGTAAAAATAGATTAATTACTCTACAGCTGTAATAACTGAGTTTATATTAAAAAGTGGGAGTATTTCTGAAATACTCTGAGGTAGTTGAATAGACACACTGTCAAACGATTCCTTAGCCtaccttttgaaaatgtttattttgatTATATTAATATGCATGAAAAATATAAGTACCATAATGGGCTCATGATTCCAGAGGGAGTGCATCAATTTTTCATCTGCATAATTCATACTAACTTGTTTCTTGTTGCAGAGTTTTGTGTGTCTGCACTTTCTGCTTAATTTTctgtctagtgtagatgcagtaaAAGCTGTAATGGGCCTTGCATGGTTTGGACAGATGGTTTTAGTACACCATTCACAGAACCTGGGCGTGTAAACACTGATGTTTGAATTTTGTGGTGGTAGTAATCCAGCACAAAGGTGCTCAAGAAGACAAGTGCTATACATAACCCACTTTGTTATTTTAACTTTCAAAGTCTTCACCTCTGTTCTCTGCATACCCATGTCCCAATGTGAATCAAAGGAATTAATGAAACTTAACATGCAAATTAGCAATTTAGCCTGGTAACTTAACATGTAAATAAAGCCACATCATCTTGGTGAATCAAAGAGTGTAGGTGGAGCTTCATAAATACAAATGTGCTGATTTTCTCCTACACAAGTGAGGCATGTGACCTACCCGGCTGCTCTGGGAGGCTTAAGCAGCAGCTATGACTTCAGAGGGACTAATTGCATGAgtaaggatttgcaggattgTGCTTAAGGTCAAAAAACTGCTGGCAGATTTACCTACAAAGGCAGCATACAAACATCACCCATGGAGAAGGTAAGAAGCTTTCAAGATCCTGAGGGAATAGAGGAAGATGTTCCAGCAGCTAAAGTGCTACCTGGTGTTCTGGATTTTAAAATCCCTGTTCCACCATTGACTTTTTGTATGACCTTGAGTAAATCACTCAGCCTAaattcctcatctgtgaaatagTGCTTCCTTACCTCACAGCAGTTTTGTGAGTcagtacattaaagattgtggtGTACTCAGAAGCTAATGACAGGGGCCATATAAGCACCATAAGCAGTTGCGATAAAATAATAAGAGTGAATAATGTTTGCTCCTCTCAGTGCTGGCACTCACTTCTAGCCCTGGAAAATCTTCAAATACCAAActtcaaaatcatgagactttTATACACAAAAAGCTATTTTTGATCAGTTTAGATATTTgcagaattattttttcttttcggTAC encodes the following:
- the POPDC3 gene encoding popeye domain-containing protein 3 isoform X3, which codes for MDSANLEGYMSRKIVLCCDAEVITLEKEHCYAMQGKTPIDKLSMLVSGRIRVTVDGEFLHYIFPLQFLDSPEWDSLRPTEEGIFQVTLTAETDCRYVAWRRKKLYLLFAKHRFISRLFSILIGSDIADKLYALNDRVHVGKGLRYDIRLPNFYQVAVPGTPKVQPAEQLVSNSRQKFTNIANCDSSKK
- the POPDC3 gene encoding popeye domain-containing protein 3 isoform X2, with the translated sequence MNISQIRSCYGFSQSGRIHEPPLGISLTVFRKIVLCCDAEVITLEKEHCYAMQGKTPIDKLSMLVSGRIRVTVDGEFLHYIFPLQFLDSPEWDSLRPTEEGIFQVTLTAETDCRYVAWRRKKLYLLFAKHRFISRLFSILIGSDIADKLYALNDRVHVGKGLRYDIRLPNFYQVAVPGTPKVQPAEQLVSNSRQKFTNIANCDSSKK
- the POPDC3 gene encoding popeye domain-containing protein 3 isoform X1; protein product: MGENESFWESLIYAHPTCVAWKQEPEGSIYHLASILFVVGFMGGSGFFGLMYVFSLLGLGFLCSSIWAWLDICAADIFSWNFVLFVICFIQFIYVTYQVRSVSFEKEFQELYSSLFQPLGISLTVFRKIVLCCDAEVITLEKEHCYAMQGKTPIDKLSMLVSGRIRVTVDGEFLHYIFPLQFLDSPEWDSLRPTEEGIFQVTLTAETDCRYVAWRRKKLYLLFAKHRFISRLFSILIGSDIADKLYALNDRVHVGKGLRYDIRLPNFYQVAVPGTPKVQPAEQLVSNSRQKFTNIANCDSSKK